The proteins below are encoded in one region of Vanessa tameamea isolate UH-Manoa-2023 chromosome Z, ilVanTame1 primary haplotype, whole genome shotgun sequence:
- the LOC113401895 gene encoding uncharacterized protein LOC113401895, whose protein sequence is MRFIPTYFKTVDCKCVKIIGHLEAVKWPYTPRTYRPSPGALSLADWTQNPHIWLYYVESSDGLIVEDDVLKSTHTKYWSIHDVQRYFLGEHHCEQVLFTYQYPNLKMPTTLGSYLWQANTALKLPPRLYLKELHMSLETTLKKMETNEVQIDRLILSDQLIKIDRLDDFKRKTFLRLLQNIIGLQERLQLVSLENLCCKRLEGVRLIQQLTCFVAHSLKYLFLWRFVLPNENPILVNYSYITGSGKYITRPETKRCFLRSLAELKNLRVLALEYAYIADGSGNALLSLLPVLRRPHFRLQLICREDQIPGRVDAALGVGGYEIPDTAWRRVAIICPDIYLFVALFRIRDYDNFQRFLTPSMPLREVHLQLGIDLKTTQRQDSDIGCFMRMLAYRYASNLVTLSIHQWRSSELPLRRVIEIMPHLTRLMYTGRICASDLHDAIKIVACGVCDKLKEFKIQIQDDENNETYWQEIVRSYTEEFRDIMQLYSVEFTLKLYKI, encoded by the exons TTTATTCcgacttattttaaaacagtgGATTGCAAATGCGTAAAGATTATTGGTCACTTGGAAGCGGTGAAATGGCCTTACACTCCGAGAACGTATCGACCAAGTCCAGGTGCCCTTTCGTTGGCTGATTGGACTCAGAACCCACATATATGGCTGTATTACGTGGAGAGTTCAGATGGATTGATCGTAGAAGATGATGTACTCAA atCTACTCATACTAAGTACTGGTCAATACACGATGTTCAGCGTTATTTTCTGGGAGAGCACCACTGCGAGCAAGTTCTTTTCACGTACCAGTATCCAAATTTAAAGATGCCAACCACTCTGGGTAGTTATTTGTGGCAAGCTAATACAGCCTTAAAGCTACCACCTAGACTTTATTTGAAAGAACTTCATATGTCCTTGGAAACAACGTTAAAG aaaatgGAAACGAATGAAGTGCAAATTGATCGACTTATCTTATCAGATCAGTTAATTAAAATCGATCGTCTCGACGATTTCAAACGGAAGACGTTCTTAAGACTTCTTCAGAACATTATCGg TCTCCAGGAAAGATTGCAATTGGTGTCTCTGGAGAACTTGTGCTGCAAAAGATTGGAAGGAGTTCGTCTAATCCAGCAACTTACTTGTTTCGTGGCTCACTCGCTAAAGTACCTTTTTCTCTGGCGGTTCGTCCTGCCCAACGAGAATCCTATTCTCGTTAATTATAGCTATATAACAG gtAGCGGAAAATATATTACTAGACCAGAAACCAAGCGATGCTTTCTTCGAAGTTTGGCAGAATTAAAAAATCTCCGCGTACTGGCTCTTGAGTATGCCTATATTGCTGATGGATCTGGAAACGCGCTGCTTTCGTTGTTGCCAGTGTTACGTCGACCTCACTTTCGTTTACAG cttatttGTCGTGAAGATCAAATTCCCGGTCGCGTAGACGCAGCGCTCGGCGTAGGCGGATACGAAATTCCCGATACTGCATGGCGTCGCGTCGCTATCATCTGTCCGGACATCTATCTATTTGTGGCTTTAT TTCGTATACGTGACTACGATAATTTCCAACGATTTCTGACACCAAGCATGCCGCTACGTGAAGTACACCTGCAGCTTGGTATAGACTTGAAAACCACACAGCGGCAGGATTCTGATATCGGCTGTTTCATGCGGATGCTCGCTTATCGTTATGCTAGTAACCTGG TAACACTCAGTATTCATCAATGGCGTTCGTCGGAGTTGCCATTGCGCAGAGTGATAGAAATAATGCCGCATTTAACTAGACTTATGTACACGGGTCGTATTTGTGCATCAGACCTGCACGACGCCATCAAGATCGTGGCATGTGGAGTATGCGACA AATTGAAagaattcaaaattcaaatacaagATGATGAAAATAACGAGACTTACTGGCAAGAGATTGTACGCAGTTACACTGAAGAATTTAGAGATATAATGCAACTTTATAGCGTTGAATTTACactaaaattgtacaaaatttaa
- the LOC113401759 gene encoding uncharacterized protein LOC113401759, with translation MATDEEKSKLAKLLQGLDVPEVKLPERCNELIKEFYEKYESTMVDEDLDFERYENPYVPDRRLLDENEKKLKDLLAERKRNKISRTNAADPKRPWRTNSSRDKLLRVDIELKQHRARAIQAVTPLEEEKMKDLVKECQEETLLSRPVGAERLRETVEEARKNLPNFLYRNIENSTAITILPNAHEMTLNNPARARDHVL, from the exons atggCGACCGACGAAGAGAAAAGTAAATTAGCAAAATTGTTGCAAGGACTAGATGTGCCTGAGGTTAAGTTACCTGAACGCTGTAATGAGCTAATTAAGGAATTTTATGAAAAGTACGAGAGCACAATGGTCGACGAGGATCTGGATTTCGAAAGGTACGAAAACCCATATGTTCCTGACAGAAGATTGTTAgatgaaaatgaaaagaaaCTAAAAGATTTACTTGCAGAGAGAAAACG taACAAAATAAGTAGAACTAATGCAGCCGATCCCAAGCGACCTTGGCGAACCAATTCGAGCAGAGATAAGCTTTTACGAGTTGACATTGAACTAAAGCAACATAGAGCAAGAGCTATTCAAGCTGTTACACCATTAGAAGAAGAAAAAATGAAAGATCTAGTGAAAGAATGTCAAGAAGAAACTCTTTTATCACGTCCCGTCGGAGCTGAGCGATTAAGAGAGACTGTTGAAGAGGCAAGGAAAAATTTACCAAACTTTTTGTACAGAAATATTGAAAACTCAACAGCAATAACAATATTGCCGAATGCTCACGAAATGACTTTAAATAATCCTGCCAGAGCCAGAGATCATGTTCTATAG